Proteins encoded within one genomic window of Ananas comosus cultivar F153 unplaced genomic scaffold, ASM154086v1, whole genome shotgun sequence:
- the LOC109705198 gene encoding synaptotagmin-2-like: MSIPVGKHDKMGMNVIPLKDLTPDETRSFTLDLLKTMDPNDPQNDKSHGQLVIELTYKPFKEGDSEIDTSDGTDVIEKAPEGTQAGGGLLVVAVHEAQDLEGKHHTNPYVRVLFRGEERKTKCIKKNRDPRWEEEFQFMCKEPPTN, translated from the exons ATGTCGATCCCA GTTGGGAAGCATGATAAAATGGGCATGAATGTTATTCCATTAAAAGATCTTACTCCTGATGAGACGAGATCTTTCACACTCGACTTGCTCAAAACTATGGATCCTAATGATCCACAGAATGACAAGTCGCACGGACAATTAGTCATAGAACTCACATACAAGCCCTTCAAGGAAGGTGATAGTGAAATTGATACTAGTGATGGTACTGACGTAATCGAAAAGGCTCCTGAGGGTACGCAAGCTGGTGGTGGTTTGCTTGTAGTTGCTGTTCATGAAGCTCAAGATCTCGAAGGAAAGCATCATACTAATCCGTATGTGAGAGTCCTTTtcagaggagaagagagaaagaccAAG TGCATTAAGAAAAACAGAGATCCACGTTGGGAAGAGGAGTTTCAGTTCATGTGCAAAGAGCCACCTACTAATTAA